The following is a genomic window from Hymenobacter monticola.
GGGCCAGCCTATTCTTTCGGCATTTTAGGCGGCGCCCAGGGCTTGGCAGAAAGCACGGCTGTTTAGCACGTTCTCCCCCGTGTTGGCGCTCCCTAAAAATAGCTTCTACCAACGCATCTGCTCGGGCACAAGCCGGAATCCTTCTCCCTGTTTCGCTAGGTGACCTAAACCTGGCCAGGGAAAATGATACCCCAGCCCGCGCGTTCGCGCGTCGGCTAAGGTTGAAAAAACCTTAGTTTGCGGTTCCGCGGCCGTGAAGGGGGCAATGTCGGCCGCAAAATTCAGGAGCGGATTTTCGAGCGACAGCACGGCATGGTGCACTAAGTCCCCCAGCAAGAACAACGA
Proteins encoded in this region:
- a CDS encoding MBL fold metallo-hydrolase, which gives rise to MRLPISQKTTLPIGPTKPCPTVGPLPPFASRAKLLPLRERRIFIRNGEEFLPGVTAHFTPGHTAEHICFEISAGTESLFLLGDLVHHAVLSLENPLLNFAADIAPFTAAEPQTKVFSTLADARTRGLGYHFPWPGLGHLAKQGEGFRLVPEQMRW